A section of the Prochlorococcus sp. MIT 1341 genome encodes:
- a CDS encoding ribonuclease HII: MLPSKKIIAGIDEVGRGSLFGPVFAGAVVLNNSTAKYLRKEGLTDSKLLTHKKRTYLVPLIKSLSIGWALGQASSREIDEFGIREATETAMIRAIQKLAKKPDFLLIDGNLPLRIWNGQQKNIIKGDVKLAEISAASVVAKESRDALIRRLACLFPGYGLETNMGYGTKKHIQAIQAKGASKLHRLSFLKNISE, from the coding sequence ATGTTGCCATCTAAAAAAATAATCGCAGGGATTGACGAAGTTGGGAGAGGTTCCTTATTTGGACCTGTTTTTGCTGGGGCCGTTGTCCTTAATAACAGCACCGCGAAATATCTAAGAAAAGAGGGTTTAACTGATAGCAAGTTACTTACTCATAAGAAAAGAACATATTTAGTTCCTTTAATAAAGTCTTTGTCAATAGGATGGGCACTTGGCCAAGCATCCTCAAGAGAAATTGATGAATTTGGAATAAGAGAAGCAACTGAAACTGCTATGATTAGAGCTATACAAAAGCTTGCGAAAAAGCCTGATTTCCTTCTCATCGATGGCAACCTACCATTACGAATATGGAACGGTCAACAGAAAAATATAATCAAAGGAGATGTGAAATTAGCTGAGATTTCAGCTGCAAGTGTTGTCGCAAAAGAAAGCAGAGACGCTTTAATCAGAAGATTAGCCTGTCTTTTCCCTGGCTATGGACTCGAAACAAACATGGGATATGGAACAAAGAAACATATCCAAGCAATTCAGGCCAAAGGAGCTTCTAAACTTCATAGGCTAAGTTTCCTGAAAAATATTAGTGAATAA
- a CDS encoding Rne/Rng family ribonuclease: MPQQIIIAEQLRIAALLSNERVDELIVAQGRYQIGDVFLGTVENVLPSIDAAFVNIGESEKNGFIHVTDLGPLRQKKGAATITELLRPSQPVLVQVMKEPTGTKGPRLTGNLALPGRYLVLQPHGQGVNISRKINCESERNRLRALGVLIKPPGTGLLIRTEANDVSEELLINDLETLLKQWEAIQQVSEKADPPVLLNRDDDFIHRVLRDHKGENLSSIVVDNENALSRVNSFLEHDGLNVLVEAHQEPANILDHFRINASIRDALKPRVDLPSGGYIIIEPTEALTVIDVNSGSFTRSANARETVLWTNCEAAIEIARQLKLRNIGGVIIVDFIDMDSRRDQLHLLEHFTTAIRNDSARPQISQLTELGLVELTRKRQGQNIYELFGKECPNCGGIGHVGVLPGNDLLQPLAIEQGLVKSITSGKSDLSSSIDANNTRRKKGRGKITQESTQQEFDSSTETNLDCNIEQSERQEDVAQPEVNNSRQDPELIAVPMTKEQAQLFGWLGLNPTLLLDPLPENDNLLVKIVLPGEDSESILEEARQQIQEGSLRRRRRGRNSGKTTFRSNGDSSDESEETLKSNPTEIDSQKEELNVEITNLEDFEESEISLKVSETQSEQEPEDSRRRRRRSSAKV; encoded by the coding sequence ATGCCCCAACAAATCATCATTGCTGAGCAGCTGCGCATCGCAGCACTGCTTAGCAATGAAAGAGTAGATGAATTAATTGTCGCTCAAGGTCGCTACCAAATCGGTGATGTTTTTCTTGGCACTGTCGAAAACGTGCTCCCAAGTATCGATGCAGCATTTGTAAACATTGGAGAAAGTGAAAAGAATGGCTTTATCCATGTAACTGACCTAGGTCCGCTTCGGCAAAAGAAGGGAGCAGCAACTATTACAGAACTTCTGAGGCCCAGTCAACCTGTTCTGGTTCAAGTAATGAAAGAACCAACCGGCACAAAAGGGCCAAGATTAACAGGGAATCTTGCTCTCCCAGGACGCTACTTAGTCCTCCAACCTCATGGGCAAGGAGTAAATATCTCTAGAAAAATTAATTGTGAAAGTGAGAGGAATCGACTAAGAGCACTTGGTGTTCTAATCAAGCCACCCGGTACAGGGCTATTAATTCGAACCGAAGCTAATGATGTAAGTGAAGAACTACTCATTAATGATCTAGAAACACTTCTAAAACAATGGGAAGCGATCCAACAGGTTTCTGAAAAAGCAGATCCACCAGTGCTGCTAAATAGAGATGATGATTTTATTCATAGGGTTTTACGCGACCATAAAGGAGAAAATCTTTCAAGTATTGTTGTTGACAACGAAAATGCACTGAGTCGAGTCAATAGCTTCCTAGAACATGATGGGCTAAATGTATTAGTAGAAGCTCATCAAGAACCAGCGAATATCCTTGATCATTTCCGTATTAATGCATCAATACGCGATGCGCTCAAGCCAAGAGTAGACCTACCTTCAGGTGGTTACATAATTATCGAACCTACCGAGGCACTTACAGTAATTGACGTGAATTCAGGTTCATTTACGAGATCCGCTAATGCTAGAGAAACTGTTCTATGGACAAATTGTGAAGCAGCTATTGAAATCGCTAGACAATTAAAGCTAAGAAATATTGGTGGAGTAATAATAGTCGATTTTATCGATATGGATTCTAGACGTGATCAATTACATTTACTAGAGCATTTTACTACTGCCATTCGTAATGATTCTGCACGCCCTCAAATTTCTCAATTAACTGAGCTCGGTTTAGTAGAGCTAACTCGAAAAAGACAAGGGCAAAATATATATGAGCTTTTTGGAAAAGAATGCCCTAATTGTGGAGGAATTGGTCATGTAGGAGTACTTCCTGGCAACGATCTTTTGCAACCATTAGCAATTGAACAAGGTTTAGTTAAATCCATTACTTCTGGAAAGAGTGATCTTAGCTCTTCTATTGATGCAAATAACACTCGTCGTAAAAAAGGTCGCGGAAAGATAACTCAAGAAAGCACACAACAAGAGTTTGATTCTTCAACAGAAACTAATCTTGATTGCAATATTGAACAAAGTGAAAGACAGGAAGATGTTGCTCAACCAGAAGTCAACAACTCTCGACAAGATCCAGAGTTAATCGCAGTGCCAATGACTAAAGAACAAGCACAATTATTTGGATGGCTAGGGCTAAATCCTACTCTTCTTCTAGATCCTTTACCAGAAAATGACAATTTGTTGGTAAAGATTGTACTTCCAGGGGAAGACTCAGAAAGTATCCTTGAAGAAGCTCGTCAACAAATTCAAGAAGGTTCTCTGCGCCGAAGAAGGCGTGGGCGTAATTCAGGAAAAACAACTTTTCGATCTAATGGCGATTCAAGTGATGAAAGCGAAGAGACCCTTAAGAGTAATCCAACAGAGATTGACAGTCAAAAGGAAGAATTAAATGTAGAAATTACCAATCTAGAGGATTTTGAAGAGAGTGAAATCTCACTAAAAGTCTCTGAAACACAATCGGAACAAGAACCAGAAGACTCGCGAAGAAGAAGAAGGCGTTCATCAGCAAAAGTATGA